Proteins found in one bacterium genomic segment:
- a CDS encoding DUF2330 domain-containing protein: protein MTRSTTLTAGILLTVVLAAATSLADGCMIAPWEYEIYETEQVAYLAYDADAGIEDLHILPKFYGDTQNFAWIVPVPGLPELEESDVDIFRQLAMLSAPEQRYRDEGWGCDRADYVVSPANDGEGGVDIIDEQLVGIYRTMTVGADDADALTDSLTAWGFLHAGNLDDVAPMLASYVDDAWYFVTLKVDSTAFEEAQYDWFWYGAMQPIRLIFPVDAPVYPMRISALSADDDTSVTLYVNADRRMDFVGAETHYANALSAGEMRAIGASYPDLAARLAAGDYLTKLRRNYTPAQMDADIYLEPASTNTEFRRIYYSGLPLTSGLLLALAGALFFRARRRRGAPAPG from the coding sequence ATGACACGCTCAACCACGTTGACGGCGGGCATACTCCTGACCGTCGTTCTCGCCGCGGCAACATCGCTGGCCGACGGCTGCATGATCGCCCCCTGGGAATACGAGATCTACGAGACGGAGCAGGTCGCCTATCTGGCCTACGACGCGGACGCCGGTATCGAGGATCTGCACATCCTGCCCAAGTTCTACGGCGACACCCAGAACTTCGCCTGGATCGTGCCGGTGCCGGGCCTGCCCGAACTCGAGGAGTCCGACGTCGATATCTTCCGCCAGCTGGCGATGCTGTCCGCGCCCGAGCAGCGCTACCGGGACGAGGGCTGGGGCTGCGACAGGGCGGACTACGTGGTCTCGCCCGCCAACGACGGAGAAGGCGGGGTGGACATCATCGACGAGCAACTCGTCGGCATCTACCGGACGATGACCGTCGGGGCCGACGACGCGGACGCCCTGACCGACTCGTTGACCGCCTGGGGCTTCCTGCACGCCGGGAACCTGGACGACGTGGCGCCGATGCTGGCGTCCTACGTCGACGACGCCTGGTACTTCGTCACCCTGAAGGTGGACAGCACTGCCTTCGAGGAGGCCCAGTACGATTGGTTCTGGTACGGCGCCATGCAGCCGATCCGGCTGATCTTCCCCGTCGACGCGCCGGTCTATCCCATGCGCATCTCGGCGCTCAGCGCGGACGACGACACGTCGGTGACCCTGTATGTGAACGCGGACCGGCGCATGGACTTCGTCGGCGCCGAGACCCACTACGCCAACGCGCTGTCCGCGGGCGAAATGCGCGCGATCGGCGCCAGCTACCCCGACCTGGCCGCTCGGCTCGCGGCGGGCGATTACCTGACCAAGCTGCGGCGGAATTACACGCCCGCGCAGATGGACGCGGACATCTATCTGGAGCCGGCCTCCACCAACACAGAGTTTCGCCGGATCTACTACTCGGGGCTGCCGCTGACCTCGGGCCTGCTGCTGGCGCTGGCCGGCGCGCTCTTCTTCCGCGCCCGGCGCCGACGGGGAGCGCCGGCGCCGGGGTGA
- the tpx gene encoding thiol peroxidase, translating into MSEFKLKGNVFNTVGSLPPVGAVAPGFNLTRTDLSEVTLEELRGQRVVLNIFPSLDTDVCAASVRYFNAEAGNLADTTVLCASMDLPFAQKRFCGAEGLDDVIPVSDFRTGAFGRDYGVRIADGPLAGLLARSVVVVDAGGKVIHSQLCPETTEEPDYEAALSTLR; encoded by the coding sequence AGTTCAAGTTGAAGGGGAACGTCTTCAACACGGTGGGTTCGCTGCCCCCGGTGGGCGCCGTCGCACCCGGTTTCAACCTGACCAGGACCGACCTGTCCGAGGTCACCCTCGAGGAGCTGCGCGGACAGCGCGTCGTGCTGAACATCTTCCCGAGCCTCGACACCGACGTGTGCGCCGCCAGCGTGCGCTACTTCAACGCAGAGGCGGGCAACCTGGCGGATACGACCGTGCTCTGCGCGTCCATGGACCTGCCCTTCGCCCAGAAGCGCTTCTGCGGCGCCGAGGGCCTGGACGACGTGATCCCGGTCTCCGACTTCCGCACCGGCGCCTTCGGCCGCGACTACGGCGTGCGCATCGCCGACGGTCCCCTGGCCGGCCTGCTGGCCCGTTCCGTCGTTGTCGTCGATGCCGGGGGCAAGGTCATCCACAGCCAGCTCTGCCCCGAGACGACCGAAGAGCCCGACTACGAAGCGGCCCTGTCCACCCTGCGTTGA
- a CDS encoding sensor histidine kinase → MNLERPTRNAEEGLAAGLLIVGAMIALVSFLHYNTAVHIHEAHGIFRRLYYFPIVVAALRWGWRGGLGAAALICALYIPHAFGYIGFDPAATFEKVLEMVLYLAIGMLTGLLADRRRRALRAEAAAADGLRLALADKAAMEAELVRSVRLAAVGRLSAGLAHEIRNPLASIKGASDILADDVPAGDPKARLFEILQGESARLDGVLTRFLDYARPRETRRDPVDLAAETAEVLELLRHEPVSARLSLSAPDGCGTVIRGDRERLRQLLLNLVINASQAAAGGRVQVSLSRRNGRMLLDVVDDGPGFAPEALQQLGTPFFSTREGGTGLGLAVCLRIAEDHGGTLTAANVPGGGARVTVELPADEGEG, encoded by the coding sequence GTGAACCTGGAACGACCGACCCGAAACGCCGAAGAAGGACTGGCTGCCGGTCTGCTCATCGTCGGCGCCATGATCGCCCTGGTGTCCTTCCTGCACTACAACACCGCGGTGCACATCCACGAGGCGCACGGCATCTTCCGCCGGCTCTATTACTTCCCCATCGTCGTGGCGGCGCTGCGCTGGGGCTGGCGGGGCGGTCTCGGCGCCGCCGCGCTGATCTGCGCCCTCTACATCCCCCACGCCTTCGGCTACATCGGTTTCGATCCGGCGGCGACCTTCGAGAAGGTGCTGGAGATGGTCCTCTACCTGGCCATCGGCATGCTGACGGGACTGCTGGCCGATCGCCGGCGTCGCGCCCTGCGCGCCGAGGCTGCGGCGGCGGACGGCCTGCGGCTCGCACTCGCGGACAAGGCCGCCATGGAAGCGGAACTGGTGCGGTCGGTCCGGCTGGCCGCGGTGGGCCGTCTCTCGGCCGGTCTCGCCCACGAGATCCGCAATCCCCTGGCCTCGATCAAGGGCGCCTCGGACATCCTCGCCGACGACGTGCCCGCGGGCGATCCCAAGGCCCGTCTCTTCGAGATCCTCCAGGGAGAATCGGCCCGGCTCGACGGTGTCCTGACCCGTTTCCTGGACTACGCGCGCCCGCGAGAGACGCGACGCGATCCCGTCGACCTGGCGGCGGAGACAGCCGAAGTGCTCGAGCTGCTGCGACACGAACCCGTCTCCGCGCGGCTGTCGCTATCGGCGCCCGACGGCTGCGGGACCGTCATTCGCGGCGATCGGGAACGCCTGCGCCAGCTGCTGCTCAACCTGGTGATCAACGCGAGCCAGGCCGCCGCCGGCGGCCGCGTGCAGGTCTCGCTATCCCGCCGCAACGGCCGTATGCTGCTGGACGTAGTCGATGACGGGCCCGGCTTCGCCCCCGAGGCCCTGCAACAGCTCGGCACGCCGTTCTTCTCGACACGGGAGGGCGGGACAGGGCTCGGGCTGGCCGTCTGCCTGCGGATAGCCGAGGATCACGGCGGCACCCTGACCGCCGCCAACGTTCCCGGCGGCGGCGCGCGGGTCACGGTCGAGCTTCCGGCGGACGAAGGGGAGGGCTGA
- a CDS encoding sigma-54 dependent transcriptional regulator has product MARILLIDDDLSLRDVVSFILGGAGYAVTTATDGDAGVAAFDADPPDLVLTDLKMPGRDGMAVLRHVREAAPGVPVIMFTAYGTVEQAVEAMQMGAFTYLLKPFNRDELRLTVERALRSRELEADNSRLRRALRERPGGPSFLFASHAMETLVARIGQVAAADVNVLIMGESGVGKELVARALHDQSPRAEGPFVAVNCGAIPGNLVESELFGHVRGAFTGAHRDARGRLRAADGGTLFLDEIGELPTAIQAKLLRSLETCTVDPVGGDGPVPADFRLVCATNVDLVAAVAAGAFREDLYYRLNVVPLRVPPLRERAEDIPLLWDHFTELHAGIRLPSTPGLLAELARRPWPGNVRELKNLNQRLVILRESDGLDATDLARSGEPAASPSGGLPLGPFPADGLSLIELEKEVIRRALVLNDGNKSRTALYLGVPRHVLVYRIEKYGL; this is encoded by the coding sequence ATGGCGCGGATCCTGCTGATCGACGACGACCTCAGCCTGCGCGATGTCGTGAGCTTCATCCTCGGCGGCGCCGGTTACGCGGTCACGACCGCCACCGACGGCGACGCCGGGGTGGCCGCCTTCGACGCGGATCCGCCCGACCTGGTGCTGACCGACCTGAAGATGCCCGGACGCGACGGCATGGCGGTACTGCGCCACGTCCGCGAAGCGGCCCCCGGCGTGCCCGTGATCATGTTCACCGCCTACGGCACCGTCGAGCAGGCGGTCGAGGCCATGCAGATGGGGGCGTTCACCTACCTGCTGAAACCATTCAACCGGGACGAGCTGCGCCTGACGGTGGAGCGGGCCCTGCGCTCGCGCGAGCTGGAGGCGGACAACAGCCGGCTGCGGCGCGCCCTGCGCGAACGTCCTGGCGGCCCGTCGTTCCTGTTCGCCTCGCACGCCATGGAGACCCTGGTCGCGCGCATCGGCCAGGTGGCGGCGGCCGACGTGAACGTGCTGATCATGGGCGAGAGCGGCGTGGGCAAGGAACTGGTCGCCCGCGCCCTGCACGACCAGTCGCCGCGCGCGGAGGGGCCTTTCGTGGCGGTCAACTGCGGCGCCATCCCCGGGAACCTGGTCGAATCCGAGCTCTTTGGCCATGTGCGCGGCGCCTTCACCGGAGCGCACCGCGACGCCAGGGGCCGTCTGAGGGCGGCCGACGGCGGCACCCTCTTCCTGGACGAGATCGGCGAGCTGCCCACCGCGATCCAGGCCAAACTGCTGCGGTCGCTGGAGACCTGCACCGTCGATCCGGTAGGCGGCGACGGGCCTGTGCCGGCCGACTTCCGCCTGGTCTGCGCGACCAACGTGGATCTGGTGGCGGCGGTGGCGGCCGGCGCGTTCCGCGAGGACCTGTACTATCGCCTGAACGTGGTGCCCCTGCGCGTGCCGCCGCTGCGCGAGCGTGCAGAGGACATACCGCTGCTGTGGGACCACTTCACCGAACTGCACGCGGGCATCCGCCTGCCGAGCACGCCGGGCCTGCTGGCGGAATTGGCGCGCCGCCCTTGGCCGGGCAACGTGCGCGAGTTGAAGAACCTCAACCAGCGCCTGGTCATCCTGCGCGAAAGCGACGGGCTCGACGCCACGGACCTGGCGCGCAGCGGCGAGCCGGCGGCCTCGCCGTCCGGCGGCCTGCCGCTGGGGCCCTTTCCCGCGGACGGTCTCTCGCTGATCGAGCTGGAGAAGGAAGTGATCCGGCGCGCCCTGGTGCTCAACGACGGCAACAAGTCCCGCACCGCGCTCTATCTGGGCGTGCCGCGACACGTGCTCGTCTACAGGATCGAGAAGTATGGACTGTAA
- a CDS encoding isoamylase early set domain-containing protein, translated as MSLKIQYLKSRPVGKVTFHLPSEAAREATTVHLVGEFNDWDESATPMQRLRDGSFKATLELETGHAYRYRYLIDNEKWENDWDAHRYESSAFAGADDSVVDV; from the coding sequence ATGAGCTTGAAAATCCAATACCTGAAAAGCCGTCCTGTAGGCAAGGTCACGTTCCACCTGCCCAGCGAAGCCGCGCGCGAGGCCACCACCGTCCACCTCGTTGGCGAGTTCAACGACTGGGACGAGTCGGCCACGCCCATGCAGCGCCTGCGCGACGGCTCGTTCAAGGCCACGCTGGAACTGGAAACCGGCCACGCCTACCGCTACCGCTATCTCATCGACAACGAGAAGTGGGAGAACGACTGGGATGCCCATCGCTACGAATCCTCGGCCTTCGCGGGCGCGGACGATTCGGTGGTGGACGTCTAA
- a CDS encoding phospholipase has product MSSNGSFIALMLILAAPPVLAADSPAADPPLLHGNIRLVESVPVETVLDLPDLPDARDVWPVLIAGARSTLDIEVFYISADPAAPDALDVVLAEVAAAAERGVRVRLLTDAGFYRTYPQWVDEIGALPGAESRLLDARAAWGGVQHAKFFVVDGRAAFVGSQNWDWRSLDHIHELGVRIDGPEPARAILSIFEWDWALAGDEAPPRGAPVNAGPWRMSVRGRGEVLMSLAASPPAGLPAGIPHDEPLLVDLIDGAQRELRLHLLSYNPSDREGRYYETLENALRRAAARGVQVRIILSNWSKRKYMQPYAKSLAVLDNVEVRFTDIPPWSSGFVSFARVEHPKYLVKDGDAAWLGTANWGRSYFHTSRNLSFFFAGEAVAADMARFFDNSWNSPYAETVDPGKDYTPPRREE; this is encoded by the coding sequence ATGTCATCGAACGGGTCGTTTATCGCCCTTATGCTGATCCTGGCCGCTCCGCCCGTCCTCGCCGCGGACAGCCCCGCCGCCGACCCGCCGCTGCTGCACGGCAACATCCGGCTGGTCGAGAGCGTGCCGGTCGAGACCGTGCTGGACCTGCCCGACCTTCCGGACGCGCGGGACGTCTGGCCCGTGCTCATCGCCGGCGCGCGCTCGACCCTGGATATCGAGGTCTTCTACATCAGCGCCGACCCCGCGGCCCCGGATGCCCTGGACGTGGTACTGGCCGAGGTCGCCGCCGCGGCCGAACGCGGCGTCCGCGTGCGCCTGCTGACGGATGCCGGTTTCTACCGGACCTATCCGCAGTGGGTTGACGAGATCGGCGCGCTGCCCGGAGCCGAGTCGCGACTCCTCGACGCCCGCGCGGCCTGGGGCGGCGTGCAGCACGCCAAGTTCTTCGTGGTCGACGGCCGCGCCGCCTTCGTGGGCAGCCAGAACTGGGACTGGCGCTCGCTGGATCACATCCACGAGCTGGGCGTGCGCATCGACGGACCGGAGCCGGCGCGGGCCATCCTCTCGATATTCGAGTGGGACTGGGCCCTGGCCGGGGACGAGGCGCCGCCCCGCGGCGCACCGGTGAATGCCGGTCCCTGGCGCATGTCGGTGCGCGGCCGCGGCGAGGTCTTGATGAGCCTGGCCGCCAGCCCGCCCGCGGGCCTGCCCGCCGGGATCCCCCACGATGAGCCGTTGCTGGTGGACCTGATCGACGGCGCCCAGCGGGAGCTGCGCCTGCACCTGCTGTCCTACAACCCCAGCGACCGCGAAGGCCGCTACTACGAGACGCTGGAGAACGCCCTGCGACGCGCCGCCGCCCGCGGCGTGCAGGTCCGGATCATCCTTTCCAACTGGAGCAAGCGCAAGTACATGCAGCCCTATGCGAAGAGCCTGGCGGTCCTGGACAACGTCGAGGTGCGATTCACCGACATCCCGCCCTGGTCGAGCGGTTTCGTCTCCTTCGCCCGCGTCGAGCATCCCAAGTACCTGGTCAAGGATGGCGACGCGGCCTGGCTCGGCACCGCCAACTGGGGACGGAGCTACTTCCACACCTCGCGCAATCTGAGCTTCTTCTTCGCGGGCGAGGCGGTGGCCGCAGACATGGCGCGCTTCTTCGACAACAGCTGGAACAGCCCCTACGCCGAGACCGTCGATCCCGGCAAGGACTACACGCCGCCCCGCCGCGAGGAGTGA
- a CDS encoding hydrolase: MPKPPRRLEKNSIALVVIDIQQLFRPLIHEADLVIANASRLIRFADKLDIPILLTEHYPQKLGPTVTELSDLIPRVEPIEKISFSCAGDHHFMSRLKSTHREQVVLCGIETHVCVYQTARDLLEEGYQVVVAADAVSSRQVSNRNLGLAYMRDIGVQVMTSEMSFFELLRIARTDDFRTVADILKENPRPGRASPSPASRKAGA, from the coding sequence ATGCCGAAGCCGCCGAGAAGGCTGGAAAAGAACAGCATCGCCCTGGTCGTCATCGACATCCAGCAACTGTTCCGGCCGCTGATCCACGAGGCGGACCTCGTGATCGCAAATGCCTCGCGGCTGATCCGCTTCGCGGACAAGCTCGACATACCCATCCTGCTGACCGAGCACTACCCGCAGAAGCTGGGGCCGACGGTCACCGAGCTGAGCGATCTCATCCCCCGCGTCGAGCCTATCGAGAAGATCTCCTTCTCCTGCGCGGGCGACCACCACTTCATGTCGCGCCTGAAGTCCACGCACCGCGAACAGGTCGTGCTCTGTGGCATCGAAACGCACGTCTGCGTCTACCAGACGGCGCGCGATCTGCTGGAGGAGGGTTACCAGGTCGTGGTGGCGGCCGACGCCGTATCGTCCCGCCAGGTCAGCAACCGCAACCTGGGCCTGGCCTACATGCGCGACATCGGCGTGCAGGTGATGACCTCGGAGATGTCCTTCTTCGAGCTGCTGCGGATCGCCCGCACCGACGACTTCCGGACCGTGGCCGACATCCTCAAGGAGAACCCGCGGCCGGGACGGGCCTCGCCTTCGCCGGCCTCACGCAAGGCCGGCGCCTGA